From the genome of Colwellia psychrerythraea 34H, one region includes:
- the mobA gene encoding molybdenum cofactor guanylyltransferase, with the protein MTHQVIDCLGVVLAGGLSSRMGQDKAQLKRLQKTTDPSAKSAHSMLDFSKQLLADAGIKNIVISGDNHQIPDRVPHAGPVGGIYSVLSHYLANSPEHLQPKALLILPVDLPLMTASALTELRLKGELSHKATFFSDRQKNRHHIPLYLPNNAFLNMFLMQAFHREELLANSKGNNKKNGPSVRAMLEQVPHQAIASLNNQVLFNTNTPEQWQQAQQKF; encoded by the coding sequence ATGACTCATCAAGTTATTGATTGTTTAGGTGTGGTTCTCGCTGGCGGTTTATCTTCTCGTATGGGACAAGATAAAGCGCAACTAAAGCGCCTGCAAAAGACAACGGATCCATCAGCAAAATCAGCGCATAGCATGTTAGATTTTTCTAAGCAGCTTTTAGCTGATGCTGGTATCAAAAATATTGTTATCAGCGGTGATAATCATCAAATTCCTGATCGTGTGCCACATGCAGGACCTGTTGGCGGGATTTATAGTGTACTTTCGCATTACCTTGCAAATAGCCCTGAACACTTACAACCAAAAGCCTTATTAATCTTACCCGTTGATTTACCTTTAATGACTGCCAGCGCTTTAACCGAATTACGACTAAAAGGTGAGCTTAGCCACAAAGCAACGTTTTTCAGTGATAGGCAAAAAAACAGGCACCATATCCCTTTATACTTACCCAATAATGCATTCTTGAATATGTTTTTAATGCAAGCATTTCACCGAGAGGAATTGCTAGCAAACAGCAAAGGTAATAATAAGAAAAATGGCCCTTCAGTGAGAGCCATGTTAGAGCAAGTGCCTCATCAAGCCATTGCTAGCCTAAATAATCAGGTGCTATTTAACACCAATACGCCAGAGCAATGGCAACAAGCACAACAAAAATTTTAA
- the moaB gene encoding molybdenum cofactor biosynthesis protein B, producing the protein MSAHGGKTFVPLNIAVLTVSDTRSEENDTSGQALVERLTQAGHNLADKAIVIDDVYQLRAQVSKWIADDSIHAIISTGGTGFTARDNTPEALTPLFDKAVEGFGEVFRHVSLLEIGTSTIQSRAFGGIANKTVVLCVPGSTNACKTAWDKVIKEQLDASHRPCNFVPHLNLSAEQCETRN; encoded by the coding sequence ATGTCAGCACATGGCGGCAAAACTTTCGTTCCATTAAATATCGCCGTTTTAACGGTATCTGATACACGCAGTGAAGAAAACGATACTTCTGGTCAAGCACTTGTTGAGCGCTTGACACAAGCAGGCCATAACCTAGCCGATAAAGCGATTGTGATTGATGATGTGTATCAACTGCGCGCACAAGTATCAAAATGGATAGCGGATGACTCTATTCACGCCATTATTTCTACCGGTGGTACTGGCTTTACTGCCCGTGATAATACCCCTGAAGCACTAACACCATTATTTGATAAAGCAGTAGAAGGTTTTGGCGAAGTATTTCGTCATGTCTCATTATTAGAAATAGGCACTTCAACTATACAATCACGCGCTTTTGGCGGTATTGCAAATAAAACGGTAGTGCTTTGTGTACCTGGTTCAACCAATGCATGTAAAACAGCTTGGGATAAAGTCATTAAAGAACAGCTTGATGCGAGCCATCGTCCTTGTAACTTTGTACCACACTTGAACTTAAGTGCCGAGCAATGTGAGACACGTAACTAA